The following coding sequences are from one Pocillopora verrucosa isolate sample1 chromosome 5, ASM3666991v2, whole genome shotgun sequence window:
- the LOC136281192 gene encoding uncharacterized protein isoform X2: MDDEYSYYDDDYEEAEEEEEEEGNKDLGFLKVSDFVDKEDDGVRETVAENIDRGLGFSSAVNKNEQEEQEEEEEDPEEFERKSKQLQEIFSCLPPILIREFSVEMM; encoded by the exons ATGGATGACGAATATTCATATTACG ACGACGATTACGAAGaagcagaagaagaagaggaggaggaaggaAATAAAGATCTTGGTTTTTTAAAAGTCAGTGACTTTGTTGACAAAGAAGATGACGGAGTTCGTGAAACAGTTGCGGAGAATATTGACAGGGGGTTGGGTTTTTCATCTGCTGTTAATAAGAACGAGCAGGAAGAgcaggaagaggaagaagaagaccCCGAGGAATTTGaacgaaaatcaaaacaactgcAAGAGATATTCAGTTGTCTGCCACCAATTCTTATCAGAGAATTCTCCGTCGAGATGATGTGA
- the LOC136281192 gene encoding uncharacterized protein isoform X1, giving the protein MENPAALFKNPTEGRPLITKREGKLERKPRKQIKRKCNMVMQNDKMKGEIFVIALNRIKIRGTKLVEATTRGKEARQEEDRKGDPEAGPRNGTRGQVQKTPKCIAMINFIPLKDSGVVTKTPLRRGGTRWRDPEEGSEAKTPEAEPRGETQGRVQTTPKCIVMINLILLKDSVLVTETPCRGRTQRQDPGVGPEAKTPLTEAGPRGGTRGRVQTTPKRTAMINFTPLKDSGMVTKTPFRRGGTQRCDPEAGPEDKTPF; this is encoded by the coding sequence ATGGAGAATCCTGCGGCCCTTTTTAAAAATCCAACTGAAGGAAGACCATTGATTACGAAACgtgaaggaaaacttgaaagaaagcccagaaaacaaatcaaacgcAAGTGCAACATGGTGATGCAGAACGACAAGATGAAAGGAGAAATATTTGTGATAGCGTTGAATCGGATCAAAATAAGGGGAACCAAGCTTGTCGAGGCCACAACTCGAGGCAAAGAGGCAAGACAAGAGGAGGACCGCAAAGGGGACCCAGAGGCAGGACCCAGAAACGGGACTCGGGGGCAGGTCCAAAAAACACCCAAGTGTATAGCGATGATCAATTTCATCCCCCTCAAGGACAGTGGTGTGGTCACCAAAACGCCTCTCCGCAGAGGCGGGACCCGGTGGCGGGACCCAGAGGAGGGTTCAGAGGCCAAAACGCCAGAGGCGGAACCCAGAGGCGAAACCCAGGGGCGGGTCCAAACAACACCCAAGTGTATTGTGATGATCAATTTAATCCTCCTCAAGGACAGTGTTTTGGTCACCGAAACGCCTTGCAGAGGCAGGACCCAGAGGCAGGACCCAGGGGTTGGTCCAGAGGCCAAAACACCTCTCACAGAGGCGGGACCCAGAGGCGGGACCCGTGGGCGGGTTCAAACAACACCCAAGCGTACAGCGATGATCAATTTCACCCCCCTCAAGGACAGTGGTATGGTCACCAAGACGCCTTTCCGCAGAGGCGGGACCCAGAGGTGCGACCCAGAGGCGGGTCCAGAGGACAAAACACCTTTCTAA